In a single window of the Arachis hypogaea cultivar Tifrunner chromosome 6, arahy.Tifrunner.gnm2.J5K5, whole genome shotgun sequence genome:
- the LOC112696546 gene encoding RNA polymerase sigma factor sigF, chloroplastic isoform X1 has translation MESAKTMFITSPPFPPRTLLSSTSSASVLMLHEQAAPLVASWSSSFAAQHFSTSVLSQEQRDEYKPLLHLYKEDKNSQVTSNTRNVDTGLVRDKDSNDNADQLLHHFRQQLQLWSHLQNVLKSSTGETAAASSLQPDRVDSDRPADGLQFDAVSLSKQALSAAKQAALVAEEMKMIEDDEDDDPLPLGLASTSLADTSIGKNKIVRSRRLLERRLKQRKVSKSKFLDEESYLARKSDLQGRLQVEKKIKEGFDQNDPLRLFLWGPETKKLLTSEEESQLFVQLQDFLRLEEVKIRLQSQFGREPTLIEWAEGVGLSCHALQTQIHHGNIIREKIINANLRMVVHIAKQYQGRGLSLQDLLQEGSMGLMKSVERFKPRVGCRFGTYAYWWIRQTIRKAIFLHSRSIRLPESLYTLLGKVMEAKKLFIQEGNIHPSKEELAERVGITVEKFEKLLFSARIPISMQQPVWADQDTTYQEITADSAIEIPGLSVEKELMRRHVRNLLSNLSPKEKRIVSLRFGIEDGREKSLQEIGNVLGLTKERVRQLESRALKKLKQCLECEGLHAYVDLIV, from the exons ATGGAATCCGCCAAAACAATGTTTATTACATCTCCACCCTTTCCTCCAAGAACTCTCCTTTCTTCTACCTCTTCGGCTTCAG TTCTGATGCTTCATGAACAAGCTGCACCTTTAGTTGCTTCTTGGTCTTCAAGTTTTGCTGCTCAGCATTTTTCTACCTCTGTTCTCTCGCAAGAGCAGCGTGATGAGTATAAGCCTCTGCTTCACTTGTATAAGGAAGATAAGAACTCTCAG GTTACATCAAATACAAGAAATGTGGATACGGGCTTGGTCCGCGATAAGGATAGCAATGATAATGCTGATCAGTTATTGCATCACTTTAGGCAGCAGTTGCAACTCTGGTCACATTTGCAAAATGT ATTGAAATCCTCAACAGGAGAAACTGCTGCTGCTTCATCTCTGCAGCCCGATAGAGTTGATTCAGATAGACCTGCAGATGGTTTGCAATTTGATGCAGTATCCCTCTCTAAGCAAGCTCTGTCGGCCGCAAAACAAGCAGCATTAGTGGctgaagagatgaaaatgattgaAGATGACGAAGATGACGATCCACTTCCTCTTGG TCTGGCTTCCACAAGCTTAGCTGACACTTCAATTGGAAAGAATAAAATTGTGCGGTCAAGAAGGCTTCTAGAAAGGAGACTGAAGCAAAGAAAAGTTTCAAAGTCAAAATTTCTTGATGAAGAAAGTTATCTTGCAAGAAAATCAGACCTACAGGGAAGGCTACAAGTAGAAAAGAAGATAAAGGAAGGATTTGATCAAAATGATCCCCTGCGCTTGTTCTTGTGGGGTCCTGAGACAAAGAAACTTTTGACCTCTGAAGAAGAGTCTCAATTGTTCGTTCAGCTACAG GATTTTCTGAGATTAGAAGAAGTAAAGATCAGGCTCCAATCTCAATTTGGACGGGAACCAACTTTGATTGAATGGGCTGAAGGTGTGGGTCTTAGCTGCCATGCCCTGCAGACACAGATCCATCATGGTAACATAATCAGAGAAAAGATAATTAATGCCAATTTACGGATGGTTGTTCATATTGCTAAACAGTATCAGGGTCGTGGTCTCAGTCTTCAGGACTTATTGCAG GAGGGAAGTATGGGACTTATGAAGAGTGTTGAAAGGTTTAAACCACGAGTTGGTTGCCGGTTTGGTACCTATGCATACTGGTGGATAAGGCAAACAATTAGAAAGGCCATATTTCTACATTCCAGGTCAATCCGTCTGCCG GAGAGTTTATATACCCTTTTGGGCAAGGTCATGGAAGCAAAGAAATTATTCATTCAAGAAGGAAATATTCACCCCAGTAAAGAAGAATTAGCAGAAAGGGTAGGAATTACGGTAGAAAAGTTTGAAAAGTTGTTATTTTCTGCAAGAATACCAATATCAATGCAGCAACCTGTGTGGGCAGACCAAGATACAACTTACCAG GAAATTACTGCAGATAGTGCAATTGAGATCCCAGGCTTGAGTGTCGAAAAAGAGCTTATGAGGAGGCACGTGCGCAACCTCCTAAGCAACTTAAGCCCAAAGGAGAAGAGGATAGTCAGTCTAAGATTTGGTATCGAGGATGGCCGCGAGAAATCTCTGCAAGAAATTGGAAACGTACTTGGTTTGACAAAGGAGAGGGTCCGACAGTTGGAGAGCCGAGCACTGAAGAAGCTCAAGCAGTGCCTTGAGTGCGAAGGACTTCATGCATATGTGGACTTGATTGTATAG
- the LOC112696546 gene encoding RNA polymerase sigma factor sigF, chloroplastic isoform X2, which produces MLHEQAAPLVASWSSSFAAQHFSTSVLSQEQRDEYKPLLHLYKEDKNSQVTSNTRNVDTGLVRDKDSNDNADQLLHHFRQQLQLWSHLQNVLKSSTGETAAASSLQPDRVDSDRPADGLQFDAVSLSKQALSAAKQAALVAEEMKMIEDDEDDDPLPLGLASTSLADTSIGKNKIVRSRRLLERRLKQRKVSKSKFLDEESYLARKSDLQGRLQVEKKIKEGFDQNDPLRLFLWGPETKKLLTSEEESQLFVQLQDFLRLEEVKIRLQSQFGREPTLIEWAEGVGLSCHALQTQIHHGNIIREKIINANLRMVVHIAKQYQGRGLSLQDLLQEGSMGLMKSVERFKPRVGCRFGTYAYWWIRQTIRKAIFLHSRSIRLPESLYTLLGKVMEAKKLFIQEGNIHPSKEELAERVGITVEKFEKLLFSARIPISMQQPVWADQDTTYQEITADSAIEIPGLSVEKELMRRHVRNLLSNLSPKEKRIVSLRFGIEDGREKSLQEIGNVLGLTKERVRQLESRALKKLKQCLECEGLHAYVDLIV; this is translated from the exons ATGCTTCATGAACAAGCTGCACCTTTAGTTGCTTCTTGGTCTTCAAGTTTTGCTGCTCAGCATTTTTCTACCTCTGTTCTCTCGCAAGAGCAGCGTGATGAGTATAAGCCTCTGCTTCACTTGTATAAGGAAGATAAGAACTCTCAG GTTACATCAAATACAAGAAATGTGGATACGGGCTTGGTCCGCGATAAGGATAGCAATGATAATGCTGATCAGTTATTGCATCACTTTAGGCAGCAGTTGCAACTCTGGTCACATTTGCAAAATGT ATTGAAATCCTCAACAGGAGAAACTGCTGCTGCTTCATCTCTGCAGCCCGATAGAGTTGATTCAGATAGACCTGCAGATGGTTTGCAATTTGATGCAGTATCCCTCTCTAAGCAAGCTCTGTCGGCCGCAAAACAAGCAGCATTAGTGGctgaagagatgaaaatgattgaAGATGACGAAGATGACGATCCACTTCCTCTTGG TCTGGCTTCCACAAGCTTAGCTGACACTTCAATTGGAAAGAATAAAATTGTGCGGTCAAGAAGGCTTCTAGAAAGGAGACTGAAGCAAAGAAAAGTTTCAAAGTCAAAATTTCTTGATGAAGAAAGTTATCTTGCAAGAAAATCAGACCTACAGGGAAGGCTACAAGTAGAAAAGAAGATAAAGGAAGGATTTGATCAAAATGATCCCCTGCGCTTGTTCTTGTGGGGTCCTGAGACAAAGAAACTTTTGACCTCTGAAGAAGAGTCTCAATTGTTCGTTCAGCTACAG GATTTTCTGAGATTAGAAGAAGTAAAGATCAGGCTCCAATCTCAATTTGGACGGGAACCAACTTTGATTGAATGGGCTGAAGGTGTGGGTCTTAGCTGCCATGCCCTGCAGACACAGATCCATCATGGTAACATAATCAGAGAAAAGATAATTAATGCCAATTTACGGATGGTTGTTCATATTGCTAAACAGTATCAGGGTCGTGGTCTCAGTCTTCAGGACTTATTGCAG GAGGGAAGTATGGGACTTATGAAGAGTGTTGAAAGGTTTAAACCACGAGTTGGTTGCCGGTTTGGTACCTATGCATACTGGTGGATAAGGCAAACAATTAGAAAGGCCATATTTCTACATTCCAGGTCAATCCGTCTGCCG GAGAGTTTATATACCCTTTTGGGCAAGGTCATGGAAGCAAAGAAATTATTCATTCAAGAAGGAAATATTCACCCCAGTAAAGAAGAATTAGCAGAAAGGGTAGGAATTACGGTAGAAAAGTTTGAAAAGTTGTTATTTTCTGCAAGAATACCAATATCAATGCAGCAACCTGTGTGGGCAGACCAAGATACAACTTACCAG GAAATTACTGCAGATAGTGCAATTGAGATCCCAGGCTTGAGTGTCGAAAAAGAGCTTATGAGGAGGCACGTGCGCAACCTCCTAAGCAACTTAAGCCCAAAGGAGAAGAGGATAGTCAGTCTAAGATTTGGTATCGAGGATGGCCGCGAGAAATCTCTGCAAGAAATTGGAAACGTACTTGGTTTGACAAAGGAGAGGGTCCGACAGTTGGAGAGCCGAGCACTGAAGAAGCTCAAGCAGTGCCTTGAGTGCGAAGGACTTCATGCATATGTGGACTTGATTGTATAG